Part of the Oncorhynchus masou masou isolate Uvic2021 chromosome 18, UVic_Omas_1.1, whole genome shotgun sequence genome, ggtcactgaagaaaagcacattttttgtctattaaaataacatcaaattgatcagaacagtgtagacattgttaatgttgtaaattactattataTATCTGAAAACAGcagattttgaatggaatatctacataggcccactatcagcaaccatcacacctgtgttccaatggcacgttgtgtcagctaatccaagtttatcattttaaaaaggctaattgatcattagaaaatccttttgcaattatgttagcatagctgaaaactgttcaaaatggccagaaacaaagacctttcttctgaaactcgtcagtctattcttgttctgagaaatgaaggctattccatgcgagaaattgccaagaacctgaagatctcgtacaacactgtgtactactcccttcacataatagtgcaaactgtctctaaccagaatagaaagaagagtgggaggccccggagCACAACTATGCAAGATGACAAgtgcattagagtgtctagtttgagaaacagacacctcataagtcctcaactggctgcgtcaataaatagtacccgcaaaacaccagtctcaacatcaacagtgagaggcgactctgggatgctggccttctaggcagagtttcaaagaaaaagccatatcttagactggccaataaaaagaaaagattaagatgggcaaaagaacagacactggacagaggaactctgcctagaaggccaacatcccgtTGTCGCCTCTTCACGGTTGATGTTGAGACTTGTGTGGCGTctgtcaatttgatgttattttaatggacaacattttttgcttttctttcaaaaacaaggacatttctaagtgaccccaacttttgaacggtagtgtgtagaTACACATTTAAAAGTAAAGAAATTGACGTACCAATTGCAAATTGCCCCTTTGTGGTAAAGTAGGCATGGTAGCCAAGACTGTGGCGAAATGTAGAGTAAGCTTTATGGTAAATTGGGCCCAGTGCAGGGTAAAGTGTACCATTGAGGATGAAAAAAGTGGGCAGAATATCAGTTTCTCAGGTACATTACAGCATACCGACGATATTATAGCATATCTGCGGCATAAATGTCTGCAATATTAATCGCATATCAGCGATAATGTTGCATATATGCAGTGATATAGCATCTCGATGACATGAAAATGTCACTATAACCCAAGCTTTGTTGTCTCTCTAAGGTTAGGTTGGTGTGGAACCTGAGACGAAGGATAAAGTGGGTACAGGAAATTGTAGAGCGCAGGGGTACCAAACTTATTTACCCCCATAGGCCACATTCGGTCTCCACTGAGGTCCAAAGGACAGCACTGAAATTTGATTATAATTAGCCAAAAATAGCCTAGTAAATGGAATTGtcaatgctccctgactgtctagcttttgtTTCGGTGACTGTTAGCAATCTGGACATAGTGTAGAGACTGTATAAAAATGTAGGTCCATTATCATTTCCACCAACTTCTAATTTGGTTTTAGGTATTCCAATATAGACAGAGACCGTTTCCTCGCAGAAAACACATGCGGCCCACATCGGAATCggtatgtttgacacccctggtctagtGGTTTGCCTAGGCTGCAGTGGGTGGCTAAAGACTGGTAAAGTGGGTACCGGTTGAGGCTGCAGCCGTGGGTGGACGTGGTGAAGAGAAGCTGCGGTTCGCACAGGGCGAAGCGCTCGGGGATCCACGACCAGATGTCCCTCATCTCCTTGGCGCTGACCACCTCCGAGGAGAAGGTGTCCGGGTTCAGAGCCAGCTGCACGTTGCGCCTGTAGCCATGGTAACCGGGCAGGAAGGAGATGACTACTTTGTCAGTAACACACAAACTCCTGATCGGTCAGTCAAAGTCTTTGTACAGCATGTAGGGCCATGAGGTTGTGGTAATGGAAGGTTAATATAGCATTTTCTGAGCTTGCCTGGATATGTcatggttgttgttgtagttaCTGTACAACTCCTGACCTCAAGGGTCACAGCGTGAGTCAGTCTGGGACTTTATTTAGGCCTATTCAATTGAGTGTTAACGAGAAGCAAAAACCAGCACACTTTCTTGGTTTTGCCTATGGTAGTGTGTTCTATGTCCAAATCGTGTTTTCCTGGTCACTTATAGTTAAATTATAGTTTACAGAGAATGTAGACACGGTTTCTAATACAATTTATCACTAATGAGGGAGATCAGCTCAAGTATTAATAGGtgaagagagagctgagagagagagagagagaaacacctacCTCAGACTAACAGAGCCAAGTGCAAATGGGAGAATGGAGGAGCAGTAGACACATGGACACAGGAGTCAAGGTGAAAACAGAAGACGACGGTGGATGGAAAATGGACAGCAAAAAAAAGGGGGGGAAAACTATGAACAGAATGGTGAGAAAAGAGCCACACAGACAGCCACAACAGGAAAAAGTGTGAGTGAACTAAAAACAGAAAATTAATTAACTATCCAAATGCTTTTAGCGGCAGGTGTCCAAATGATTTTAGCAGCAGGTCGTACCGGCTTTATAAAGCCAGGAACGACAGCCACTTTTCACTGGTGGTTTTGCCTAGATAGGATGCTGAAAATTTACTTTTTGTAGCAGTATAGGACAACATacggttaggagaattaggttaaggttaggaaaatggTTAGTGTTAGCTAAAATGCATAATGTCACATTCCTTCTCAACAAGACCCTTACTGGTGGCTAAAGTTGTCATGCACATTTTATAAATGTTTTCTTTTTTGAGTGCATGCCTCTAATTTGTAGCATACCATTCTGAATTGTTTCATGGCTTTTGAACTTAGAACCATGTCTTTAAAAAAATACTACTTTTCTCCCCAATGTCGTggaagttacagtcttgtctcattgctgcaactcccgtacggacttgggagaggcgaaggtcgagagccgtgcgtcctccggaacacgaccccgccaagccgcactgcttcttgacacaatgcccgcttaacccggaagccagccacaccaatgtgtcggaggaaacaccgtacacctggcgaccgtgtcagcgtgcattgtgcCCAGggcgccacaggagtcgctagagcgcattgggacaaggacatccctgctggccaaaccctctgctaacccggacgacactgggccaattgtgcgccgccccatgggtcttccggttgcggccggctgcctggactcgaaccaggatctctagtgacacagctagcactccaatgcagtgccttagaccactacgcCACTCGGAAGGCCTACGTAGAACCTTGCCATTAGCTAAAgcgctagcatagcattagcagAGGTATTAGTGTCCACTGCCTCATTGATATCCATTCATTTTTCTAGAAGTAAATTATCTCTCCAATTTCAATTACACCCAATAGAGCTCATACTATGTCTCTAGCCCTCACTCACCTCTTCTGTTTGACGGTGATACCCTTCTGCTGCAGCGACTTCTCATTGGCGAGCTGCAGGAGGGTAATCTCTTTGCGACTGAACAGGCGGATGGAGAAGGCCTTCTCCAGCAGCTTGTCCGGGGTGATGCTGGAGCCGATGGCTTTGACAAAGGCCTGGATCTCCGCCTTGACCTCTGCAGAGTCCTGTTTCTGGCCCTCTGATGGCTGAGCTCCAGCTCCAGCCCCGGCTTTCTGCTTGCGATAGAACTTGAGCAGGGCCAGGGCCACGCGATACAACACCTTGTATCCTTCCACCAGGAAGACGTCTAGTACCCGGGCCACGTGGCTGAAGGGCAGGTCGCCCAGCACCCAGCGCTGCCAGCCCGAGTACACTTCCACCACATCCTGCGCTGTGGCCACGATCAACTTGTGGGCGGCCGGGCAGTACTTGTTGGCCAGGTCGCCGAAGGTCATGCAGCTGGATTCGTAGGCCAGGAAGGTCTGGTCCACCAAGCGTCGGCCTGGCTCGTTGCAGGCCAGCAGACGGCTGATGTTCTCGAAGCACTGCGCCTCGTCAGCACTGAAGTGCAGCAGGAGGGCCGTTATGGCGGGCAGCGCCGGGCAGTGCGAGATGTCCGGGAACTGGCCAGCCAGACAGGAGATGACCCGGTGGACGGTGGTCACTGCGTCTGCTTTGAGGCAGTAGTGCGGAACAGCGCTGCCGTCCACAAAGTCCGGCAGTGGGATGACGGACGAGGCTTTTTTACCTGTGCTGTCCCCCATGAGGTCACGATAGACCTCAGCATCGGGGGTGACGGTGCGACAGGGGATGGCCTTGATGAGTTGCTGGTAAACCTGGGCACGAAGCTTGTGGTTCTTGGCCCAGTGGCCCTGCCTGGCCAGCTTCTTGAGCTCCAATGGGTCCTTGACATCCAGTTTGGAAGGGCCACTGCTGTTGGCCAGGTCCCCCATCTGGGTCCAGTCCACAAAGCAGCCGTAGTCCTCCTCAGCCATGGCTGCAGTATCTTCTGGACTGCGGCTGAGGGGTCTTGAGTATAGCTTAGCCTAACTAGCCTTCTGTCCTCTTCACAACAAATAAGTCCAGGGTGTCTCTCAACCACCCATGATGTTTACTACAGAGAAGGGAAAAGAATGAGAACATTGTTACAAACATATGGGTTTGCTTGACAGGCTATTTGGAACTTAATGCAGGGGGAGGGCGGGACAAAGTAAAGGGAATCTTGTATAAGCTAGCCTGTATGTGAGCGATTGCAGAATAAGACCTTTGATGTAGGCTAAAAATATGCAACCTACACTGGCTATATAGGTTAAGGTTGCTCTGACCGGCTGAGACTGGTTTTGACTAGGTACTATACAGCTACGACCAGAAGTTACTTTTTCATAGCAgattaggagaattaatgtagcaggttaggataaggTTAGAAATAGGGTTAGGTAAAATGCTCTCCTGCTACAAAAACTGACTTCTGGTCATAGATGTACTACATCTAGTCACAACCATCTAGTCTAAACAGCCATGTCTCAGGGCAAAGGTTGAGTGAGCAATTAAGGGCAAATGATGGTAAATATGTCTATAGTTTTAAGCAGCAAAGAAAAATTATGTTGCATGACAGAAACTGATAGAATTATTGAACTAAACCACACTATAGTATGGGATTATCTTGGGTCACTGACTTCAAGCCAGAGAGAGGGCTGCAATCCCAGGTACAGAGATGGAGCTGAGTCATTCCCCCAGCTAAAACTAAATGACTTTAGTTAGCTGGCTATAGATTAACTATATtgatatatataactatattgattattattatgcTAAATTAACTGTCTGTGTGTAGGATCAGCCAGCAAGGGACACTGATGATAACAGCTAATGTGATCAAGACAGCtagctatactgaacaaaaatatttaatttaactacgtaaatcagttaagaacaaatgtttatttacaatgacaatctaccccggccaaaccctcccctaaaacggaagacgctgggccaattgtgctccgccctatgggactcccgatcacggccagaagtgatacagcccgggatcgaacaagggtctgtagtgacgcctctagcactgagatgcagtgtcttacaCCGCTGCGTCACTTGGgagcaacaatttcaaagactttacTGATTTACATTTTAttgaaggaaatcagtcaatttaaagaaattcattaggacctaatctatggattccacaagactgggaatacagatatgcatatgttggtcacagatactttaaaagaaatgggcctcaggatctaggcacggtatttctgtgcattcaaattgccatagataaaatgcaattatgttcgttgtttcgtagcttatgcctgcccataccataaccccaccggcATCATGGGACAGTccgttcacaatgttgacatcagcaaactgcttgcccacaggacgccatacacgtggtctgcagttgaggCCTGTTGGACCTACTGCAAAATtctcaaaaaaaaacaaaaaacgttGGAGGcaatttatggtagagaaatttacATGAAATGATCTGGCAAAAACTCTGGTGGACAcgcctgcagtcagcatgccaattgcaccctccctcaatatttgagacatctgtggcattgtgttatgtgacaaaactgcacattttaaagtgtccttttattgtccccagcacaaggtgcatccgtttaatgatcatgctgtttcatcagcttcttgatatgccacacctgtcaggtggctggattatcttggcaaaggagaaatgttcattaacaggggatgtaaacaaatgtgcaaAACAAATGTAGAGAaagaagctttttgtgcgtatgaaaaAGGGATAGGAttttatttcacctcatgaaacaaacacttgcgtttatatttttgttcagcctAGTTAGCCAACACTGACTAGGATAATTCATTTGACAGGCGACAAGGTGCCGACACCACAACTCTGCATAGctatatggggctgggtaagaAATGCATTCTTATTGCTGGAATAAAACGGACTAAATTGAGTTGCTCAGCTAGCTAGAACCCCCGAACGCCGTGAAAACTGATAGTTAGTGGTAACCCTGGCAAAGGTGACAGGTAGCGCTAGCTAGAAATGCGGACAGAGCGCACGCTAACAAAGCGGTTTCCTTCCATTCACGTTAGCAATTGACATTAGTCCATTGTCTGATCAGTGTTATCACCAGGTCAATGCATAGCATAACATTAGCTagaatagctagctagttatcacGTCAAAATAGTTTGCGACGACCATAAAGCATTTTCTTCAGATGCAGAGCGATAGTCAGCCAGCTAACCTAGCTAACTAGCGACAAGATAGCGAGACAAATTCTCTTCCTCACTGTCAACATTGGTTGTTGTTGAACCTGCATTGCGAGCGGGCTAACTAATATTATCACGATGCAAGAGGACTGCGCATGTGTTAATAACTGCTGAAGAAACGACAAGACATGAAAAATACCTGTCAAGATATGAAATTATCCTACCTGGTTTGgtcagatgtcttgagatgttggaGCTGCAGTCATATTTGTCAGTTTCGGACATGCGCAGTATCCCTACTCCTCTAACCACTACTAGCAGGAGCCATATGGCGGAGTGTAGAATGCAATTCTTATGGGATTTGTTatgccatttttttttttagtcTTTACGCTTTGTTCGATATATGAAATTGCACTGGCATCTGCTTTAAATGATGGGGAAAACCTTATAGCTATATACAAGTCCAGAAATCATTCAAACACATAATATAGCAGGGTGAAACAACCGTTAGCCTACTATTAAAATCTAATGACCAAACATTAGAGTGCAAAGAACTTGAGAAGATTTTGAAAAACAAGATGCGCCACTGCTGTTTTAGGCAACATCTGAGTTACTGTGAGTGAGCCAGTTGGGAGTGGTGGAATAGAGGCAATATCATCTGATTCATCAAGCTTTGTTTACAAGCCTGGATGTCTGTCAAAGTGGTTACGGGCACTGGAAAAAGGACTGGAAGGCACCCAGGCAATTTTAACAAAACCCTGCTTTGTCCTCCTACTCAAAAGCACACGCCAAAAACAACGCCCAGCACATGACAGTTATTACAGATAACTCAATTAGGCCATCATTGCCACTCCAATATGgttctggccttgtgtttttgctttgtattcTCTCATTATGTTGTTCATTTCTTCATTTGGTGTTCttgcaacaacaacaagccaATGTGTGTGATGAAACCTGAAAAAACAAATTGTCAAATGTCCACGCTATGTCCACTCATCATTTTATGTCCATCCATCATTTTCTGAGAAGACCTTAGACATACTGTATTTTGTGAATGATAACCCACTCATATGACTCACAATGATGACATACATTAAATACACTGTTCACAACAGTACTTCCCCTCTACTCTTTGTGTAATTCTGTTGTGTTTACCTGTCTTTTCAGGtctaccctgtcctgtctgtctcaaaGCCAGCTTTTCTATGACCATGGAGTTGGTTAATGGAGCCTTTGTTACATGCCAGCTGCTGGCATCAGTCCAACAGACATGACTGTAGGAGTGGACAGTATTCATATCATGTGAGGTACACTAATCCATAGGACGCTGACTATCGAGCTAAGGCTACAGCACATTTAGCGCTGTATTCAGAGCCAGGCCAGCCCAACATTTTATAGCACGCTTTAACCTCAGAGCTATTTGATTGGACAGAGAATACCACTGTTTGGTGAGAGattgaggtggggagagagagacagatggatctAAAGCCAGTAAGCCTTGAGGTCCAAGCTTATGGGGGGTTTATGCTCATCAAATCCTTCCGCTCCGACACACTGTGACATCACACCTATGGAAGGCAGGcgcgcacacacatgcaggcacgtacacacgcacacaaacatggacacgtgcacacacacacacccttgcagTGTTTGAAGAAAGGTGTCACGTCAAGTGCTGATGTCAAGGTCGGACGTACTTAAGTGAGATGTTTGTTTGCCAAGTTGAACTTAAAGATGTTCAATGTTAATTGCATTACCAGTTTCGGTACAATTGTCACAATGACCATATTATATCTACTATAAAGACCCTTTGACATTAAAGTGacattgacatttcacattgaTAAATTTGTCCTCTGATCAGGGGAGGGTGGTAATGGGACATTAGTTTAATTTCCTTATTTCATTACACTAAAAACTTTAAACATGTGGATACAAACTGAAAGGGATATAATCTTTAGTCTTCTCATTCTAATGGTAGTTGAGTTTCCCCTACAAAAATAACCTAAAGGAGGGTCATTCCCAACCTTCAACAGGAAATAGGCCTATCAAAACTGGGACTATGCTGCCCTCTTCAGGCATGAAGAACTGCACATACTATATCTGTCCAACTACTAATTGTCTCCTGCAGTCTAAACTCCTCTCTTTGGTATTTCTAAGGCCAGATGTCCTTCAAATGTCTTATGTGTGCGACctgaagtggtgtgtgtgagtaaaCTGGAATAATAGAGAGAAATATTATTGATATGCTAGCCTATCATGAGGCACAACGTTGTGTTTTTATTATTTAATTGCTTTTGGCAATGAAATTAGTTAATTTATGTGTTAAATCTCATACTATGCCCTCTAAGACATTCAAATAGGCTGGAGTAGCAAGTAGAGTCCCCAGTTCAGTTGTGTTTCCACTCACAAATAGGGCTTTTTATTCTGGGCGGTAGGGCTGAAAGAGGCTGTGTCACCCAATAGCGTGAGTTCTATTGTATCTGTGAAAGGCCCCAGCAGCACCATGGGTATTGTGTTCTCAAGAGGGGAATCAGGTTTCCTTGACAACCGCAGGATGCGTACCCAGAGGCCTAGGGACAGAGAAAAGGAGGCCAGAGAAGGAGGGAAAAAGAGACAAAAACAAATGAGACTTTCCAGCCCCGCGTTTTCTCCAGCTTTTTTTTTTATCGGGTCTTTTTTTGAAAGAGGGAGCGATGGAGGAGGTTGCCGCCCGGTCGTGACGGAGCCTTAGAGTgtttgtgtggtctgtgtgtgtgtttgtgtgtgtgtccgcgctgAATCGGTAAGTACGCCTGGCTGTTCCAATGTCTTTATAACTCTGGCTTATAGACCACACAGAGTAACAAAACAAAGGGActgaaggatggagagagagggactggagtaTTGGCACAGTTTGTGACATGTATCAGTGTATCATTAACTTTCAATAGGAAACACAAAGGCACACGTTGAGCCACTTTTACGCCTCGTCAAAACTATGACTGAATATGGAAGGGAATTAATATATTCCCATCAGTGTAAATGGAAACtatgatgtgatgtggtgtgatgtggtgttttgGACTGAATGGTGATCTTGCCTTAATGGTGATCTGCCTTATCTTCACTTTTGAGAAAGTGGGAAAAACAGAGAAACAGTGGgaaaaacagaagaaaaaaatTAGAGGCAGCATCTCTTTGAGTTTCTTTTTCCAAGTTATTGCACTATTGACTGATAATAACACTTGTTTATTCTAATGTATGATTTTCTGTTTTGACAGTCAGGCCCACATCTTGACTCTGGATCATGCGTTTTACACTGCGACCCCGGAGGTAAGGGCTCATCCCAAAAGCCTATCAATTGATTaagaccagatctactgtgtaGGAATATGGTTCAGATCTCTGGATATCGGCATGTGTATATTGCATGTTTGTCATGCCAGTTACATCGCACTTATCAGGAGTTGACTGAACGTACGGTAAATGGACTATAATGTAGACTTGACTGATTGTTGGACCCACAAACAATGGGCTTACTAAGTGTTGAACTAGCTGGTATCATCCCGTAACTCTTATTTTGGAGTTTTTTCTTTGTCGCTGGTAGCCCTATAGTGGATGTTGTTTTCGCAAATACCCGGGCCAGTCGCTGAGATCTCTTTGACAGATTTCTCTATATGGAGAGCTTTACTAATACAATTGAATTCAATTGAATTGAACCGTCTTGAGTGCTGAGTTTGGCCGTGTGTTTGGCTTGGCCCGAGGGCGTTTCACTTCTGGAACACACTCTTCGTAGCCGATTTGCTCCGACGAAAAGCCCAGTCCTATTCTGCCCCAGTAAAAACCCAAACCCCAAAGGAGTCGCTTGCTCAAGTCGCTCTCACGCCATGACAGCACGTCACTCTCCAGCTGTTTGTTATGACTAAGAGAACCGCTCTTATTTGAAGCCTGTCCATGGAACAAGTTAATTCCCTCTTCTTCTCTATGTGCTCAGTTCAGGACAAACTGAGACTACACGGAGATCACCACAACAAGTTACAGGACTTTAGGGCAAACTTGGTACCCCTCTACGTGGCACTACATGATACACAATATGATACCATGTGTCGAAGCTAAATATAAGTTCATTGCAATTACATTACTAGTAGAGGTAGTTAGTTTAGTGTAGTGATGATTTCTGCTAATCCCAACGCTAACCCATGTccgtctgtcctcctgtctgtctccagtgGCTGCTTGgtgctgtgtctttctgtctctctgctcacCCTGCTGCTGCAGAGCCTCTGGGTGCCTCCAGAGATGACCAGAGAGGAGCCGGCAGGTGCAGGGAGGTCCCCTGAGGAACAGGGTAAGTGTCCcaatcatagaaatataatctacATTCATTATACTGTATTTCTATGGTCCTACACTTTCGAGGAATAGATTAGATAGTGAAATGGTTTACATGACTGAAAACTATGCTGACACCTGTGTTAAGATATTTTCTAGTgttgactcctctctctctttgccactACTTCCTGTAGTCCTATGGTTGGTGAGGAGTGATGCTATGGTTGGTGAGGAGTGATGCAGTAATTGTCAGCTGAGTAAACAGGCAGGGGGTGGATAGGGGGTGACATCACCATCATAGGGTTCCTTCCTGTATGTGTCATTGGGTAGATAGCCAATCCCAAAGGGGTCTCTGTTTAACCCCTATCCTCAGACCCCACATCTACAACCTCCCTGTGGGTCCATAAccagtgtatacacacacacacacacacaccggtaacCCCACACCACCGACACCCTAGCCCAAAATATTACAGTACTATTTTATTGTCTGATTTCCACGTTTGCTCAATACTAGCCATTCAGTGCCAGGCCAGCCCAACATTTTATAGACCACTCTACATTTGTGCAAATGCTAATGTCTCAATCAGGAAGTCCTTGATCGGCCCTCCCAAATAGCCCCTTAAAGGCCAACTGACAGGCCTCTTAAACACACATTTACTTTTTACTACGCCCCTGGTTGACTTGTTTTTCTGGCCGTCTGCTGCAGTCTGGCTGGTTAGGTTGCTGTACGCTTCTTATGTATACCATGGGGTTCGTCAAACAAGGAAAAGGACTACTGCTTTAGGTCAGCCAGAGGCATTGAGTGGAAGTGGAACAAACGACATTATGTGATGTTTGTTTTACTATATGTTTGGCTAGCGACCGTTATAGTGGGCGGTCTATGTCTACACTCTTAAAAACAAGgcgctatctagaacctaaaagggttcctcggctgtccccataggataaccttttgaagaaccaaatcaaatttaattggtcacgtacacatggttagcagatgtgtaacgaaatgcttgtgcttgtagttccgaccgtgcagtaatatcgaacaagtaatctaacaatttcacaacaactaccttatacacacacaagtgtaaagggatgaataagaatatgtatatataagtatatggatgagcgattgccgaacggcataggcaagatgcagtagatggtatagtgtacagtatatacatatgagatgagtaatctagggtatataattattatataaa contains:
- the tbc1d24 gene encoding TBC1 domain family member 24; protein product: MAEEDYGCFVDWTQMGDLANSSGPSKLDVKDPLELKKLARQGHWAKNHKLRAQVYQQLIKAIPCRTVTPDAEVYRDLMGDSTGKKASSVIPLPDFVDGSAVPHYCLKADAVTTVHRVISCLAGQFPDISHCPALPAITALLLHFSADEAQCFENISRLLACNEPGRRLVDQTFLAYESSCMTFGDLANKYCPAAHKLIVATAQDVVEVYSGWQRWVLGDLPFSHVARVLDVFLVEGYKVLYRVALALLKFYRKQKAGAGAGAQPSEGQKQDSAEVKAEIQAFVKAIGSSITPDKLLEKAFSIRLFSRKEITLLQLANEKSLQQKGITVKQKRRNVQLALNPDTFSSEVVSAKEMRDIWSWIPERFALCEPQLLFTTSTHGCSLNRFYAHVEGYEPTLLLIRTCEADVCGAFLSTDWEERKRGGNKLSFFGTGECFVFRLKPEMERYEWVVIRHPELASSIKAQSSEDPAEDEAPTDRQSSDDNSLPVERPAADPSNRLSPFLSARHFNLNSRNTSMFMAGNVDSIIVGGGEGNALYIDGELNHGRTARCTTFDNPPLCSTESFQVALLEVWGFKDAMASDR